The window GTGCACGGTGACCTACGACGTCCCAGCGGTGGTCTTCTCCACCGGTGGGTACGGCGTCAACATCTTCCACGCCATCACCGACATCATCATGCCTCTCTACAACACGGCGCGGGAGTACGACGGCCGCGTCCGGCTCGTGGCCACAAACTACGACCGCAAATGGATCGCCAAGTACCGCCACGCCCTCTCCATGCTCTCCATCTACCCCATCATCGACTTCGACGCCGACAACGAGGTGCGCTGCTTCCCGTCGGTGCATGTCGGAACGGAGAGCCATAAGGAGCTAGGGATTGACTCGGCTCTCTCCGGCAAGGGCTACACGACGATGGGTTTTCGCGGCCTGCTCCGGTCGGCTTACTCTCTGAAGCGTGAGTGGGTGACCCCCATAAAGAGTGGAAGGCCTCGTCTCGTCATGGTGCTGCGGAGGAACTCGAGGGCGCTGACGAACGAGGCGGAAGTTATAGCAGCTGCCACTGAGGTTGGCTTCGAGGTGGTAGCCGCGGGGCCGGAGGTTGTGCGCGACCTGGGCAAGTTCGCGGGGACGGTGAACTCGTGCGACGTGCTGGTGGGCGTGCACGGCGCGGGGCTGAGCAACATGGTGTTCCTCCCGCGCAACGGCACGGTGGTGCAGATCGTCCCTTGGGGCGAGATGAAGTGGCCGGCCTGGACCTCCTACGGCGAGCCGGTGGCTCCCATGGGGCTTCGCTACGTCGAGTACGAGGTGACCGCGGAGGAGACGACGCTCAAGGACGTGTACCCGAGGAACCACACCGTGTTCACGGATCCCGTCTCCCTGCACAAGCAGGGATTCAACATGTTGTGGGAGACCTTCCTCAACGGGCAGAACGTCACCCTCGACATCCACCGCTTCACAGGGGTCCTGCAACACATCTACCGCTCCGTTACCATCACATCATAAGTATATTACGTTCGAGGTTTTTGATTTTCTTTTCAAAAATGTAATAACACGTCGATTCCATACCTCACACTGGCTCAGCAATGGCTCTGGCCCTCACAAATGCATTCATTGTACATCGTGATGTGAGTACGCCGGAGATGACACTTCAGGACGTATACCTGAGCGACCACGCCGTCTTCACTGACCCCCTCTCCATCCACACGCCGCCAAGGTTCGACATGCTATGTGCAACCTTCCTCAACGGAAAATCTACCAGTCCGTTACGTCCGAGATTAAGCGCATGCGATTTTTGTCTTGGCTGCTTTGTTTCTACTACCTCCGTCTGTCTTGAATTACTTATCGTAGAAATGAAaacaaatggatgtgtctagaattaAAAATAGGTTTAGATACACCATTTCTCCAACGTGTAAATCTGGACGGAGGGACTACTTAGATTATGAATACAAGATCATAGGGACATTTATTAGCTGTGAGAGGTTTGTCTTCCTCACCAAGCTTTGATCCCAATTTCCAAGTTCTAACCTTGCTAGGGCCTACAGAATTGCATGGAGTACATCT is drawn from Triticum dicoccoides isolate Atlit2015 ecotype Zavitan chromosome 6B, WEW_v2.0, whole genome shotgun sequence and contains these coding sequences:
- the LOC119321557 gene encoding alpha-1,3-arabinosyltransferase XAT3-like — encoded protein: MKRGGRNESGKKLVSGGGAAAVACLLLPLLVLAVLKSDFMPQQVVHIAETSIGEAGVEGAIWQPRQQLVAKSKAAHDPVVEAPPSSPASGDETPDKVVDANRDLKNGKGFLATKMGMDGSLIKSDADVAAPRSKLSCNFSSYRTNMCAMQGDVRLHGKTATVYVVSASDDNRPDNGTITIRPYPRKWETPTMQLVREVTIRWRAPPGPGAPRCTVTYDVPAVVFSTGGYGVNIFHAITDIIMPLYNTAREYDGRVRLVATNYDRKWIAKYRHALSMLSIYPIIDFDADNEVRCFPSVHVGTESHKELGIDSALSGKGYTTMGFRGLLRSAYSLKREWVTPIKSGRPRLVMVLRRNSRALTNEAEVIAAATEVGFEVVAAGPEVVRDLGKFAGTVNSCDVLVGVHGAGLSNMVFLPRNGTVVQIVPWGEMKWPAWTSYGEPVAPMGLRYVEYEVTAEETTLKDVYPRNHTVFTDPVSLHKQGFNMLWETFLNGQNVTLDIHRFTGVLQHIYRSVTITS